In Deinococcus maricopensis DSM 21211, one genomic interval encodes:
- the nrdR gene encoding transcriptional regulator NrdR: MKCPYCSAPDSKVVNSRSSDDGTAIRRRRECLACARRFTTYERAQLEPLMVVKRGGVRQAFNPDKLLRGLTLATEKRPVTEEQLRAFAYSFEDEVQTPEISSEEIGRRAMNFLKPLDEVAYIRFASVYRDFDSLERFIEEIRGLKDES; the protein is encoded by the coding sequence ATGAAGTGCCCCTACTGCAGCGCCCCCGACAGCAAGGTCGTGAACTCCCGCAGCTCCGACGACGGCACCGCCATCCGCCGACGCCGCGAATGCCTCGCGTGCGCGCGGCGCTTCACGACGTACGAACGCGCGCAGCTCGAACCGCTGATGGTCGTCAAACGCGGCGGCGTCCGCCAGGCGTTCAACCCGGACAAACTCCTGCGCGGCCTCACGCTCGCCACCGAGAAACGCCCCGTCACCGAAGAGCAGCTGCGCGCGTTCGCGTACAGCTTCGAGGACGAGGTGCAGACGCCGGAAATCAGCAGCGAGGAAATCGGACGGCGCGCCATGAACTTCCTCAAACCGCTCGACGAGGTCGCGTACATCCGCTTCGCGAGCGTGTACCGGGACTTCGACAGCCTGGAGCGCTTCATCGAGGAAATCCGCGGCCTCAAGGACGAAAGCTAG
- a CDS encoding branched-chain amino acid ABC transporter permease — protein sequence MNTQLLLIQVFNGLVNGAFYALLSLGLAVIFGMLRIVNFMHGALYMLGAFTAFALGQAFGLGFWPSLLLAPLLVGALGMLLERTLLSRLYGLDHSYNLLLTFGLTLLTQDLVKQVMLSRFDVSSAPFTPPAALAGVVNLGFVIFPKYRLFVIALALAVCLITWFVIERTRVGATIRAATENPGVTRAFGINVGRWVTGVFGVGVALAGLAGVLAAPIYSVEPYMGAELIITTFAVVVIGGMGSILGSVVTGFAVGVLSAIGAAFYPPIANTLVFILMAVVLLVRPSGLFGLPEGAR from the coding sequence ATGAACACGCAACTGCTGCTGATTCAGGTGTTCAACGGTCTCGTGAACGGCGCGTTCTACGCGCTGCTCAGCCTCGGCCTCGCGGTGATCTTCGGGATGCTACGCATCGTGAACTTCATGCACGGCGCGCTGTACATGCTGGGGGCGTTCACGGCGTTCGCGTTGGGGCAGGCGTTCGGGCTGGGCTTCTGGCCGAGTCTGCTTCTGGCGCCGTTGCTGGTGGGGGCGCTCGGCATGCTGCTGGAGCGGACGCTGCTGTCCCGCCTGTACGGTCTGGACCACAGTTATAACCTGCTGCTGACCTTCGGGCTGACGCTGCTCACGCAGGACCTCGTGAAGCAGGTAATGCTCAGCCGCTTCGACGTGTCGAGCGCGCCGTTCACGCCCCCGGCGGCCCTCGCGGGCGTCGTGAACCTCGGGTTCGTGATCTTCCCGAAGTACCGCCTGTTCGTGATTGCCCTGGCGCTCGCGGTGTGCCTGATCACGTGGTTCGTGATTGAACGGACCCGCGTGGGCGCCACCATCCGCGCCGCCACCGAGAACCCGGGCGTGACGCGCGCGTTCGGCATCAACGTGGGCCGCTGGGTGACGGGCGTGTTCGGCGTGGGCGTGGCCCTCGCCGGGCTCGCCGGGGTGCTCGCGGCGCCCATCTACAGCGTCGAGCCGTACATGGGCGCCGAGCTGATCATCACGACGTTCGCGGTGGTCGTGATCGGCGGGATGGGCAGCATCCTGGGCAGCGTCGTCACCGGGTTCGCGGTGGGGGTCTTGTCGGCCATCGGCGCGGCCTTCTACCCGCCCATCGCCAATACCCTGGTGTTCATCCTGATGGCCGTGGTGCTGCTGGTGCGCCCGAGTGGCCTGTTCGGGCTGCCGGAGGGCGCGCGGTGA
- a CDS encoding ABC transporter ATP-binding protein, whose translation MTAPHAPLASPAPSAPLLSVRDLNAYYGQSHVLHGVNLSVQPGEVVSLIGRNGAGKSTTLKSIMGVLRSRTGEITFREERLARLGSHQIAARGVAWVPEERAIMSTLTVRENLELPPARPGGWTLERIYDTFPVLRERGHHPGSKLSGGEQQMLAIVRVLRGAPKLLLLDEPSEGLAPVIVERIAAMLETLKREGLAIILVEQNLRFATRLADRHYVLVDGHIVDEVHRHDVDARRDDLTRHLSI comes from the coding sequence GTGACGGCGCCCCACGCCCCACTGGCCTCGCCCGCGCCCTCCGCGCCGCTGTTGAGCGTCCGCGACCTGAACGCGTACTACGGTCAGAGTCACGTGCTGCACGGCGTGAACCTCAGCGTGCAGCCCGGCGAGGTCGTGAGCCTGATCGGCCGCAACGGCGCCGGCAAGAGCACCACCCTCAAGAGCATCATGGGCGTCCTGCGCAGCCGGACCGGCGAGATCACCTTCCGGGAGGAGCGGCTCGCGCGCCTCGGCAGTCACCAGATCGCCGCGCGCGGCGTTGCGTGGGTGCCTGAGGAGCGGGCCATCATGAGCACCCTCACAGTCCGCGAGAACCTGGAGCTGCCGCCCGCGCGGCCCGGCGGGTGGACGCTCGAGCGCATCTACGACACGTTCCCGGTGCTGCGCGAACGCGGCCACCACCCCGGCAGCAAACTCAGCGGCGGGGAGCAGCAGATGCTCGCGATCGTGCGCGTCCTGCGCGGCGCCCCGAAACTCCTGCTGCTCGACGAACCCAGCGAGGGCCTCGCGCCCGTGATCGTGGAACGCATCGCCGCCATGCTCGAAACCCTGAAGCGGGAGGGGCTCGCGATCATCCTTGTCGAGCAGAACCTGCGCTTCGCCACGCGCCTCGCCGACCGGCATTACGTCCTCGTTGACGGTCACATCGTCGACGAAGTCCACCGCCATGACGTGGACGCGCGCCGCGACGACCTCACCCGGCACCTCAGCATCTGA
- a CDS encoding NUDIX hydrolase — MSADVKVAAAPAARRRRRRRRGGRPDGDGAAPAAKPQASTPARTRAPKPPKKPMAEPRIGVGSIVLRGDEILLVRERGRWSLPKGGLEAGELVQTGAIRETYEETGLRVETRELAFIVEFHAQTWGHHLQFFYVGREVGGTLGPRDPDKEVQEAKFIPIRQLREYLRFRPRLLALEAWLKERRPRHFVFDLDQEPAMLRKRRRVDGAADAVE; from the coding sequence GGACGTCCGGACGGCGACGGCGCGGCGCCCGCCGCGAAACCGCAGGCGTCCACGCCGGCCCGCACGCGCGCGCCGAAGCCGCCCAAGAAGCCGATGGCGGAGCCGCGCATCGGAGTGGGCTCCATCGTGCTGCGCGGGGATGAGATCCTGCTGGTGCGCGAGCGGGGCCGCTGGAGCCTCCCGAAAGGCGGCCTGGAAGCCGGGGAGCTGGTGCAGACCGGCGCGATCCGCGAGACGTACGAGGAGACCGGCCTGCGCGTCGAGACGCGGGAGCTGGCGTTCATCGTGGAGTTCCACGCGCAGACGTGGGGGCATCACCTGCAGTTCTTCTACGTGGGCCGCGAGGTGGGCGGCACGCTCGGTCCGCGCGATCCGGACAAAGAGGTGCAGGAGGCGAAGTTCATTCCGATTCGGCAGCTGCGCGAATACCTGCGGTTCCGTCCGCGGCTGCTGGCGCTGGAGGCGTGGCTCAAGGAGCGCCGCCCGCGGCACTTCGTGTTCGACCTTGATCAGGAGCCCGCGATGCTCCGCAAGCGCCGCCGCGTGGACGGCGCCGCCGACGCCGTCGAGTAA
- a CDS encoding SDR family NAD(P)-dependent oxidoreductase, whose product MDRLEGQVIAVTNADSGYGRTVSAALARAGASVVLIGSNPETLAALASTLEQSGGHAIPLKADVGVPLDWMSAQTRITEIFGALHGVVHLADKRAHATFTFLSENEWLDLFNCNVKSSVSITQILRRRLPGVWLTIVGPHADERGLHVAPQRGALGGLVRHAHEEDLRVNMVLPSRASGSDDALDKPLADAVTMLANPNMRHLRGNIMQVPLPPLPDTRGTDPNLPPYLYR is encoded by the coding sequence ATGGACCGCCTGGAGGGACAAGTCATCGCCGTCACCAACGCCGACAGCGGCTACGGACGCACCGTCAGCGCCGCCCTCGCGCGCGCCGGCGCCAGCGTCGTCCTGATCGGCAGCAACCCCGAAACGCTCGCCGCCCTCGCCAGCACCCTGGAACAAAGCGGCGGCCACGCCATCCCCCTCAAAGCCGACGTCGGCGTTCCCCTCGACTGGATGAGCGCCCAGACGCGCATCACCGAAATCTTCGGCGCGCTGCACGGCGTCGTCCACCTCGCCGACAAACGCGCGCACGCCACCTTCACTTTCCTGAGCGAAAACGAGTGGCTCGACCTCTTCAACTGCAACGTGAAGAGCAGCGTCAGCATCACGCAGATCCTGCGCCGCCGCCTGCCCGGCGTGTGGCTCACCATCGTCGGCCCGCACGCCGACGAACGCGGCCTGCACGTCGCCCCGCAGCGGGGCGCGCTCGGCGGCCTCGTCCGCCACGCCCACGAAGAGGACCTGCGCGTCAACATGGTCCTCCCTTCCCGCGCCAGCGGCAGCGACGACGCCCTCGACAAACCCCTCGCGGACGCCGTCACCATGCTCGCCAACCCGAACATGCGGCACCTGCGCGGCAACATCATGCAGGTGCCGCTGCCGCCCCTGCCGGACACGCGCGGCACCGACCCCAACCTCCCCCCCTACCTGTACCGCTGA
- a CDS encoding branched-chain amino acid ABC transporter permease produces the protein MSAVSTPLPAADGRARRTRAAWLAGLGLALLALPHVIYPVLAIDILAWGLFAVAFDLLFGFSGLLSFGHAAFWGVSAYASAYLLGHGQGVPVALLGGTAAALLLAVPVGFLSVRSLGIYFSMITLAFAQMLSFLALQWTDVTGGENGLQGLTRPNLLGLDFTNGVTRYYFALAVFAAGFYVAYRTVRSPFGKTLQAVRDNATRAQSIGYNPTRFKLMAFLISAALSGLAGTLYTFGHGVVSLDVVSWRTSGEVVMMTLLGGTGTLFGPVVGAALVLLLRDVLTEANIPVGIMTGLVFVLVVLFFRRGVVGSVQHWFRRR, from the coding sequence GTGAGCGCCGTCAGCACCCCTCTTCCCGCCGCGGACGGGCGCGCGCGCCGCACGCGCGCCGCGTGGCTCGCCGGGCTCGGGCTGGCGCTGCTGGCCCTGCCGCACGTCATCTACCCGGTGCTCGCCATCGACATTCTCGCGTGGGGGCTCTTCGCGGTCGCGTTCGACCTGCTGTTCGGGTTCAGTGGGCTGCTCAGCTTCGGGCACGCGGCCTTCTGGGGCGTGAGCGCGTACGCGAGCGCGTACCTGCTCGGGCACGGGCAGGGCGTGCCGGTCGCCCTGCTGGGCGGGACCGCCGCGGCGTTGCTGCTCGCCGTGCCCGTGGGGTTCCTGAGCGTCCGCTCGCTCGGCATCTACTTCAGCATGATCACCCTGGCGTTCGCGCAGATGCTGTCGTTCCTCGCGCTGCAGTGGACGGACGTGACCGGCGGCGAGAACGGCCTGCAGGGGCTCACCCGCCCGAACCTGCTCGGCCTGGACTTCACGAACGGCGTCACCCGGTACTACTTCGCGCTCGCGGTGTTCGCTGCGGGGTTCTACGTCGCGTACCGCACGGTGCGCAGCCCGTTCGGGAAGACCCTGCAGGCGGTGCGGGACAACGCCACGCGCGCGCAGAGCATCGGGTACAACCCCACGCGCTTCAAGCTCATGGCGTTCCTGATCTCCGCGGCGCTGAGCGGCCTGGCAGGCACGCTCTACACCTTCGGGCACGGCGTGGTCAGCCTGGACGTCGTGAGCTGGCGCACGTCCGGCGAAGTCGTGATGATGACGCTGCTCGGCGGGACCGGCACGCTGTTCGGGCCGGTGGTCGGCGCGGCCCTGGTGCTGCTGCTGCGGGACGTGCTCACTGAGGCGAACATCCCGGTGGGCATCATGACCGGGCTGGTGTTCGTGCTGGTGGTGCTGTTCTTCCGCCGGGGCGTGGTCGGCAGCGTGCAGCACTGGTTCCGTCGGCGGTAG
- a CDS encoding putative bifunctional diguanylate cyclase/phosphodiesterase translates to MTQPAPPALTLRVTLLLSALHTAWVLLGAPPATTRDLIGNLAFFSSYALATILSARAARHLSGRFNRAWTFITAAMTCWTAGQLTYTIIDARYATVPYPSPAEIGFVLFPPLFLAGIGYMFNAPAGRVQTATFALDVAIVLLTLASVPVIGLNVNTLLHDHPIVVAQHISNLLLLTTMMVFALRQPHNPARAYTGWLTLALLLFGTAHILYGNLVTRGLYAVGSPLDPLWVWAAALIGLAAHRSVMPATARRATHTGGRWATIAPVVLRLLPYLAITVTFIRAFAGARATGPDTLTLITALLVVARLSLTEYQNAHLQRQLQRQAYLDALTGLPNRAALQRDLPNLIESAAMTGVPLAVLFIDLDRFKPINDLFGHATGDVVLREACARVQRHLRPNDLIARVGGDELVVVLCDLNADAPGATAEHAAARLLDHLAQPFRVDGRQLTLSASIGIAHVPADTTDASTALSYADLAMYQAKQAGRNTHRTFQHDWHHQSSAQFELDAQLQGAAARGEFELHYQPLVDARTGTLRSFEALLRWHNPTLGAVSPAQFIPVAETRGLIVPIGEWVLRAACRQLRAWHAAGYTHARVSVNVSALQFALPDFVRSVEATLRTHGVPGHALAVELTESTLIQDLEASNAKLAALHALGVRTALDDFGTGYSSLSYLQRLHVNTLKIDRSFMQAIDGRGGALVRAITHLAHDLDLRVVVEGVETAQQLRTVQALGGDTVQGYHVSRPLPVAQAEAFLRAARPALEPWPDP, encoded by the coding sequence ATGACCCAGCCTGCGCCCCCTGCCCTCACCCTGCGCGTCACGCTGCTGCTCAGCGCCCTGCACACCGCCTGGGTGCTGCTCGGCGCGCCCCCCGCCACCACCCGCGACCTGATCGGCAACCTCGCCTTCTTCAGCAGCTACGCGCTCGCCACCATCCTCAGCGCCCGCGCCGCCCGCCACCTCAGCGGCCGCTTCAACCGCGCCTGGACCTTCATCACCGCCGCCATGACCTGCTGGACTGCCGGCCAGCTCACCTACACCATCATCGACGCTCGGTACGCCACCGTCCCGTACCCCTCACCCGCCGAAATCGGCTTCGTGCTCTTCCCCCCGCTGTTCCTGGCCGGGATCGGCTACATGTTCAACGCCCCTGCCGGTCGCGTCCAGACAGCCACCTTCGCGCTCGACGTCGCCATCGTCCTGCTCACCCTCGCCAGCGTCCCCGTCATCGGCCTGAACGTCAACACGCTCCTGCACGACCACCCGATCGTCGTCGCGCAGCACATCTCCAACCTGCTGCTCCTCACCACCATGATGGTGTTCGCGTTGCGGCAACCCCACAACCCCGCCCGCGCGTACACCGGCTGGCTCACCCTCGCCCTGCTGCTGTTCGGCACCGCGCACATCCTGTACGGCAACCTCGTCACGCGCGGCCTGTACGCCGTCGGCAGCCCCCTCGACCCGCTGTGGGTGTGGGCCGCGGCCCTGATCGGCCTCGCCGCTCACCGCAGCGTCATGCCCGCCACCGCCCGGCGCGCCACGCACACCGGCGGACGCTGGGCGACCATCGCGCCCGTCGTCCTCAGGCTGCTCCCGTACCTCGCCATCACCGTCACGTTCATCCGCGCGTTCGCCGGCGCGCGCGCCACCGGCCCCGACACCCTCACCCTCATCACGGCGCTGCTCGTCGTCGCCCGACTGAGCCTCACCGAATACCAGAACGCGCACCTGCAACGCCAGCTGCAGCGCCAGGCGTACCTCGACGCCCTGACCGGACTGCCGAACCGCGCGGCCCTGCAACGCGACCTCCCGAACCTCATCGAGAGCGCCGCCATGACCGGCGTGCCGCTCGCCGTGCTGTTCATCGACCTGGACCGCTTCAAGCCCATCAACGACCTGTTCGGACACGCCACCGGCGACGTCGTCCTGCGCGAGGCCTGCGCGCGCGTGCAGCGCCACCTGCGCCCGAACGACCTGATCGCCCGCGTCGGCGGGGACGAACTCGTCGTCGTCCTCTGCGACCTCAACGCCGACGCCCCCGGCGCCACCGCCGAACACGCCGCCGCGCGCCTCCTCGACCACCTCGCCCAGCCGTTCCGCGTAGACGGCCGGCAGCTCACGCTGTCCGCCAGCATCGGCATCGCGCACGTCCCCGCCGACACCACCGACGCCAGCACCGCCCTCAGCTACGCCGACCTCGCCATGTACCAGGCGAAGCAGGCAGGCCGCAACACCCACCGCACCTTCCAGCACGACTGGCACCACCAAAGCAGCGCACAGTTCGAACTCGACGCGCAACTGCAGGGCGCCGCCGCCCGCGGCGAGTTCGAACTGCACTACCAGCCCCTCGTGGACGCCCGCACCGGCACGCTCCGCAGCTTCGAAGCGCTGCTGCGCTGGCACAACCCCACCCTCGGCGCGGTGTCACCCGCCCAGTTCATTCCGGTCGCCGAGACGCGCGGCCTGATCGTCCCCATCGGCGAGTGGGTGCTGCGCGCCGCCTGCCGGCAGCTGCGCGCCTGGCACGCCGCCGGGTACACGCACGCGCGCGTGAGCGTGAACGTCTCCGCCCTGCAGTTCGCGCTGCCGGACTTCGTCCGCAGCGTCGAGGCGACGCTGCGGACCCACGGCGTGCCCGGCCACGCGCTCGCCGTGGAACTCACGGAGTCCACGCTCATTCAGGACCTCGAGGCCAGCAACGCCAAACTCGCTGCCCTCCACGCGCTCGGCGTCCGCACGGCCCTGGATGATTTCGGCACCGGGTACAGCAGCCTCAGCTACCTGCAGCGCCTGCACGTCAACACCCTGAAAATCGACCGGTCATTCATGCAGGCCATCGACGGGCGCGGCGGGGCGCTCGTGCGCGCCATCACGCACCTCGCACACGACCTGGACCTGCGCGTCGTCGTGGAAGGCGTCGAAACAGCGCAGCAACTGCGCACCGTGCAGGCCCTCGGCGGTGACACCGTGCAGGGCTACCACGTCTCGCGTCCGCTTCCCGTGGCGCAGGCCGAAGCGTTCCTGCGCGCCGCGCGCCCCGCGCTGGAGCCGTGGCCTGACCCCTGA
- a CDS encoding ABC transporter substrate-binding protein: MRNTTLTALLTVALVTSSAVAQNARLTDNVVKVGVLTDLSGVYSELSGQGSVRAAQMAADDFMRANPSFKGKVQVVGVDHQNKADVASNKAAEMIDRQNVDVLMDLPTSSAALAASEVARQKKIPVMVVTGGTTALTNEKCSKYTFHYAYDNYMLANGTGTAVTKRGGNSWYIMYPNYAFGQDLSRQFASAISENKGKLVTNAEATPFPNTDFSSYLLKAQGLKPKIFGTMQAGADLVNVVKQYNEFGLRQQGIGLGIGLLFETDVAALGQDAFAGALATVPWYWNLDQRARDFAAKFEKAFKKKPTFAQAGVYSATMQYLQAVARARSDNGDAVVKALEGYRFSDFFARNAYIRPQDHRVILDVYTVQVKSRAQSKEPGDIYAKVATIPAARAFQPLSESKCKF, from the coding sequence ATGCGCAACACCACCCTGACCGCCCTGCTTACCGTCGCCCTCGTCACCAGCAGCGCCGTCGCGCAGAACGCCCGGCTCACCGACAACGTCGTGAAGGTCGGCGTGCTCACCGACCTGTCCGGCGTGTACAGCGAACTGTCCGGGCAGGGCAGCGTCCGCGCCGCGCAGATGGCCGCCGACGACTTCATGCGCGCCAACCCCAGCTTCAAAGGCAAGGTGCAGGTCGTGGGCGTCGACCACCAGAACAAAGCGGACGTTGCCAGCAACAAAGCCGCCGAGATGATCGACCGGCAGAACGTGGACGTCCTGATGGACCTCCCCACCAGCAGCGCCGCGCTCGCCGCGTCCGAAGTCGCGCGGCAGAAGAAGATCCCCGTGATGGTCGTCACGGGCGGCACCACCGCCCTCACGAACGAGAAGTGCAGCAAGTACACCTTCCACTACGCGTACGACAACTACATGCTCGCCAACGGCACCGGCACGGCCGTCACGAAACGCGGCGGGAACAGCTGGTACATCATGTACCCGAACTACGCGTTCGGGCAGGACCTCAGCCGCCAGTTCGCCAGCGCCATCAGCGAGAACAAAGGCAAGCTCGTCACGAATGCCGAGGCGACGCCGTTCCCGAACACCGACTTCTCCTCGTACCTGCTCAAGGCGCAGGGCCTCAAACCGAAAATCTTCGGGACCATGCAGGCCGGCGCGGACCTCGTGAACGTCGTGAAGCAGTACAACGAGTTCGGGTTGCGTCAGCAGGGCATCGGCCTCGGGATCGGCCTGCTGTTCGAGACGGACGTCGCCGCGCTCGGCCAGGACGCCTTCGCGGGCGCGCTCGCGACTGTGCCGTGGTACTGGAACCTCGACCAGCGCGCCCGCGACTTCGCCGCGAAATTCGAGAAGGCCTTCAAGAAGAAACCCACCTTCGCGCAGGCCGGCGTGTACAGCGCCACCATGCAGTACCTGCAGGCGGTCGCGCGCGCCCGCAGCGACAACGGCGACGCCGTCGTGAAGGCCCTCGAAGGGTACCGCTTCAGTGACTTCTTCGCGCGTAACGCCTACATCCGCCCGCAGGACCACCGCGTGATCCTCGACGTGTACACCGTGCAGGTCAAGAGCCGGGCGCAGAGCAAGGAGCCGGGCGACATCTACGCGAAAGTCGCCACGATTCCCGCCGCGCGCGCGTTCCAGCCGCTGAGCGAAAGCAAATGCAAATTCTGA